A window from Osmia lignaria lignaria isolate PbOS001 chromosome 8, iyOsmLign1, whole genome shotgun sequence encodes these proteins:
- the LOC117606789 gene encoding uncharacterized protein LOC117606789 isoform X2: MDNVDGGESLDNLEYDTNLVSRAENLRRVLGELRNALRIERLNLHQEIEMTILQKFIERDGTRRNFLMANVARNPMKFSKFHVTIPPMRDPTRVNNLAYLGSSMYQKIIDELQDELNLLEQRLSAATSCSYKRKIYDLEAICSADLNRLKSRFVRSLQPFGNTIHWIGQLSPRRIKPTSCRCTTKKPPMEGASLRNTSYVRSLAILRSKSADTSSDHQSWKNHIYLQRYSDSEMYRNVYKPAVSLENSQILYSSDSESNWKMSKSITTIFPKVSRVMS, translated from the exons ATGGACAATGTGGATGGTGGCGAATCGTTGGATAACCTAGAATACGACACAAACCTCGTTTCACGAGCGGAGAACCTTCGTAGAGTCCTGGGAGAATTGCGAAACGCTCTACGAATCGAAAGACTAAATCTTCATCAGGAAATAGAAATGACGATATTGCAAAAGTTTATCGAACGTG ATGGCAcaagaagaaattttttaatggcCAACGTTGCACGGAACCCAATGAAGTTTTCCAAATTTCATGTAACTATCCCCCCAATGCGA GATCCGACGAGGGTGAACAATCTCGCCTATCTTGGGAGTTCGATGTATCAGAAAATCATCGACGAGTTACAAGATGAACTGAACTTGTTGGAGCAGCGCCTTTCAGCAGCAACGTCCTGTTCCTACAAGAGGAAAATTTACGACCTCGAGGCAATCTGCTCAGCTGACCTCAACAGACTGAAGTCCAGGTTCGTGAGGTCCCTCCAGCCCTTCGGGAATACGATTCACTGGATCGGGCAGCTTTCTCCGAGGAGAATCAAGCCGACGAGTTGCCGATGTACTACAAAGAAGCCTCCGATGGAAGGAGCTAGCCTGAGGAACACCAGCTACGTTCGATCGCTCGCTATCCTGCGATCCAA ATCGGCTGACACCAGTAGCGATCATCAGTCGTGGAAGAATCATATTTATCTGCAAAGATACAGCGACAGTGAAATGTACAGGAATGTTTATAAACCTGCGGTGTCTCTTGAAAATTCGCAAATCCTATACTCAAGCGATTCTGAAAGTAACTGGAAGATGAGCAAGAGCATAACAACGATTTTTCCCAAAGTTTCTCGTGTTATGTCCTGA
- the LOC117606789 gene encoding uncharacterized protein LOC117606789 isoform X1: protein MDNVDGGESLDNLEYDTNLVSRAENLRRVLGELRNALRIERLNLHQEIEMTILQKFIERGNYRSLSDGTRRNFLMANVARNPMKFSKFHVTIPPMRDPTRVNNLAYLGSSMYQKIIDELQDELNLLEQRLSAATSCSYKRKIYDLEAICSADLNRLKSRFVRSLQPFGNTIHWIGQLSPRRIKPTSCRCTTKKPPMEGASLRNTSYVRSLAILRSKSADTSSDHQSWKNHIYLQRYSDSEMYRNVYKPAVSLENSQILYSSDSESNWKMSKSITTIFPKVSRVMS, encoded by the exons ATGGACAATGTGGATGGTGGCGAATCGTTGGATAACCTAGAATACGACACAAACCTCGTTTCACGAGCGGAGAACCTTCGTAGAGTCCTGGGAGAATTGCGAAACGCTCTACGAATCGAAAGACTAAATCTTCATCAGGAAATAGAAATGACGATATTGCAAAAGTTTATCGAACGTGGTAACTACCGAAGTTTGTCAG ATGGCAcaagaagaaattttttaatggcCAACGTTGCACGGAACCCAATGAAGTTTTCCAAATTTCATGTAACTATCCCCCCAATGCGA GATCCGACGAGGGTGAACAATCTCGCCTATCTTGGGAGTTCGATGTATCAGAAAATCATCGACGAGTTACAAGATGAACTGAACTTGTTGGAGCAGCGCCTTTCAGCAGCAACGTCCTGTTCCTACAAGAGGAAAATTTACGACCTCGAGGCAATCTGCTCAGCTGACCTCAACAGACTGAAGTCCAGGTTCGTGAGGTCCCTCCAGCCCTTCGGGAATACGATTCACTGGATCGGGCAGCTTTCTCCGAGGAGAATCAAGCCGACGAGTTGCCGATGTACTACAAAGAAGCCTCCGATGGAAGGAGCTAGCCTGAGGAACACCAGCTACGTTCGATCGCTCGCTATCCTGCGATCCAA ATCGGCTGACACCAGTAGCGATCATCAGTCGTGGAAGAATCATATTTATCTGCAAAGATACAGCGACAGTGAAATGTACAGGAATGTTTATAAACCTGCGGTGTCTCTTGAAAATTCGCAAATCCTATACTCAAGCGATTCTGAAAGTAACTGGAAGATGAGCAAGAGCATAACAACGATTTTTCCCAAAGTTTCTCGTGTTATGTCCTGA
- the LOC117606789 gene encoding uncharacterized protein LOC117606789 isoform X4, producing MDNVDGGESLDNLEYDTNLVSRAENLRRVLGELRNALRIERLNLHQEIEMTILQKFIERDGTRRNFLMANVARNPMKFSKFHDPTRVNNLAYLGSSMYQKIIDELQDELNLLEQRLSAATSCSYKRKIYDLEAICSADLNRLKSRFVRSLQPFGNTIHWIGQLSPRRIKPTSCRCTTKKPPMEGASLRNTSYVRSLAILRSKSADTSSDHQSWKNHIYLQRYSDSEMYRNVYKPAVSLENSQILYSSDSESNWKMSKSITTIFPKVSRVMS from the exons ATGGACAATGTGGATGGTGGCGAATCGTTGGATAACCTAGAATACGACACAAACCTCGTTTCACGAGCGGAGAACCTTCGTAGAGTCCTGGGAGAATTGCGAAACGCTCTACGAATCGAAAGACTAAATCTTCATCAGGAAATAGAAATGACGATATTGCAAAAGTTTATCGAACGTG ATGGCAcaagaagaaattttttaatggcCAACGTTGCACGGAACCCAATGAAGTTTTCCAAATTTCAT GATCCGACGAGGGTGAACAATCTCGCCTATCTTGGGAGTTCGATGTATCAGAAAATCATCGACGAGTTACAAGATGAACTGAACTTGTTGGAGCAGCGCCTTTCAGCAGCAACGTCCTGTTCCTACAAGAGGAAAATTTACGACCTCGAGGCAATCTGCTCAGCTGACCTCAACAGACTGAAGTCCAGGTTCGTGAGGTCCCTCCAGCCCTTCGGGAATACGATTCACTGGATCGGGCAGCTTTCTCCGAGGAGAATCAAGCCGACGAGTTGCCGATGTACTACAAAGAAGCCTCCGATGGAAGGAGCTAGCCTGAGGAACACCAGCTACGTTCGATCGCTCGCTATCCTGCGATCCAA ATCGGCTGACACCAGTAGCGATCATCAGTCGTGGAAGAATCATATTTATCTGCAAAGATACAGCGACAGTGAAATGTACAGGAATGTTTATAAACCTGCGGTGTCTCTTGAAAATTCGCAAATCCTATACTCAAGCGATTCTGAAAGTAACTGGAAGATGAGCAAGAGCATAACAACGATTTTTCCCAAAGTTTCTCGTGTTATGTCCTGA
- the LOC117606789 gene encoding uncharacterized protein LOC117606789 isoform X3 has product MDNVDGGESLDNLEYDTNLVSRAENLRRVLGELRNALRIERLNLHQEIEMTILQKFIERGNYRSLSDGTRRNFLMANVARNPMKFSKFHDPTRVNNLAYLGSSMYQKIIDELQDELNLLEQRLSAATSCSYKRKIYDLEAICSADLNRLKSRFVRSLQPFGNTIHWIGQLSPRRIKPTSCRCTTKKPPMEGASLRNTSYVRSLAILRSKSADTSSDHQSWKNHIYLQRYSDSEMYRNVYKPAVSLENSQILYSSDSESNWKMSKSITTIFPKVSRVMS; this is encoded by the exons ATGGACAATGTGGATGGTGGCGAATCGTTGGATAACCTAGAATACGACACAAACCTCGTTTCACGAGCGGAGAACCTTCGTAGAGTCCTGGGAGAATTGCGAAACGCTCTACGAATCGAAAGACTAAATCTTCATCAGGAAATAGAAATGACGATATTGCAAAAGTTTATCGAACGTGGTAACTACCGAAGTTTGTCAG ATGGCAcaagaagaaattttttaatggcCAACGTTGCACGGAACCCAATGAAGTTTTCCAAATTTCAT GATCCGACGAGGGTGAACAATCTCGCCTATCTTGGGAGTTCGATGTATCAGAAAATCATCGACGAGTTACAAGATGAACTGAACTTGTTGGAGCAGCGCCTTTCAGCAGCAACGTCCTGTTCCTACAAGAGGAAAATTTACGACCTCGAGGCAATCTGCTCAGCTGACCTCAACAGACTGAAGTCCAGGTTCGTGAGGTCCCTCCAGCCCTTCGGGAATACGATTCACTGGATCGGGCAGCTTTCTCCGAGGAGAATCAAGCCGACGAGTTGCCGATGTACTACAAAGAAGCCTCCGATGGAAGGAGCTAGCCTGAGGAACACCAGCTACGTTCGATCGCTCGCTATCCTGCGATCCAA ATCGGCTGACACCAGTAGCGATCATCAGTCGTGGAAGAATCATATTTATCTGCAAAGATACAGCGACAGTGAAATGTACAGGAATGTTTATAAACCTGCGGTGTCTCTTGAAAATTCGCAAATCCTATACTCAAGCGATTCTGAAAGTAACTGGAAGATGAGCAAGAGCATAACAACGATTTTTCCCAAAGTTTCTCGTGTTATGTCCTGA